One window of Inquilinus sp. Marseille-Q2685 genomic DNA carries:
- a CDS encoding winged helix-turn-helix domain-containing protein has protein sequence MIDSSPAVLSPAARLAAASWAQAEFDMPSAGTDMGSVNNRLIRVLVADDDPEMRATIVDFLARHGVRAITVAGRQDLTRRLAECSHDLVILDLQFGKKNDLTLLPEIRSKYEGLAIIGTGRGKDEIDRVLGLELGADDYLAKPFGLRELLARIRAILRGRYGRRASQPRGTGRGSYRFAGWRLDRRLRRLTNPLGAVVALSKCEYALLVAFVEAPQRVLSREQLLQATRVHEDVFDRSIDVQVLRLRRKLEIDPGNPKLLRTERGVGYVFTAAVEVL, from the coding sequence ATGATCGACAGCAGTCCCGCGGTTTTAAGTCCGGCCGCTCGCCTCGCCGCAGCCTCGTGGGCGCAGGCGGAGTTCGACATGCCGTCGGCAGGGACGGACATGGGCTCCGTGAACAACCGGTTGATCCGCGTCCTTGTCGCCGACGACGACCCCGAGATGCGGGCGACGATCGTCGATTTCCTGGCGCGCCATGGCGTGCGGGCGATCACGGTCGCAGGTCGGCAGGACCTGACCCGCCGCCTGGCCGAGTGCAGCCATGACCTGGTGATCCTGGATCTGCAATTCGGGAAGAAGAACGACCTCACGCTGCTGCCCGAGATCCGGTCGAAATACGAGGGCCTGGCGATCATCGGCACGGGGCGCGGCAAGGATGAGATCGATCGTGTCCTCGGGCTGGAACTGGGGGCCGACGACTATCTGGCCAAGCCGTTCGGTCTGCGGGAGCTGCTGGCGCGGATCCGGGCGATCCTGCGCGGGCGATATGGCCGGCGGGCATCGCAACCGCGCGGGACCGGGCGAGGCAGCTATCGCTTTGCCGGCTGGCGGCTGGATCGCCGCCTGCGGCGGCTGACCAATCCCCTGGGGGCCGTCGTGGCGCTGTCGAAGTGCGAATACGCGCTGCTGGTCGCCTTCGTCGAGGCTCCGCAACGGGTGCTCTCGCGCGAGCAGCTGCTGCAGGCGACACGCGTCCATGAGGACGTGTTCGATCGAAGCATCGACGTGCAGGTGCTGCGGCTGCGCCGAAAGCTCGAGATCGATCCCGGCAACCCGAAGCTCCTACGGACCGAGCGCGGTGTCGGCTACGTCTTCACCGCGGCGGTCGAGGTGCTGTGA